In Neisseria brasiliensis, the following proteins share a genomic window:
- the argC gene encoding N-acetyl-gamma-glutamyl-phosphate reductase, with product MNAKIKVGIVGATGYTGVELLRLLTTHPNVEVTAVTSRGEAGIAIADYFPSLRGIYDLVFQTPDEAGLDQCDVVFFATPNGVAMKEAPELLAKGVRIVDLSADFRIQDIPTWEQWYGMAHACPDIVPQAVYGLCEMNRDAIAKAQIVANPGCYPTCVSLPLLPLLQQGHLKTNMPLIADCKSGVSGAGRKGNVGSLLCEAGDNFKAYGIGGHRHLPEIKQTISSLQADVAEGFVFVPHLTPMIRGMHATVYLHLEDNVNPYEILSEFYQDSPFVDVMKPGTTPETRSVRGANICRISVQQAPQSQLWVVLSVIDNLVKGAAGQAVQNMNIMFGFDERLGLQAAPLLP from the coding sequence ATGAACGCCAAAATCAAAGTCGGCATTGTCGGCGCAACAGGTTATACCGGTGTTGAATTATTACGCTTGCTGACCACCCACCCCAATGTTGAAGTCACCGCCGTCACCAGCCGCGGCGAAGCCGGCATTGCGATTGCCGATTACTTCCCAAGCCTGCGCGGTATTTATGATTTGGTTTTCCAAACACCCGATGAAGCCGGTCTTGATCAGTGCGATGTGGTCTTTTTCGCCACACCCAACGGCGTCGCCATGAAAGAAGCTCCGGAATTACTGGCCAAAGGTGTGCGCATTGTCGATTTATCGGCCGACTTCCGCATTCAAGACATTCCGACATGGGAACAATGGTACGGCATGGCACACGCTTGCCCCGATATTGTGCCGCAAGCCGTTTATGGTTTATGTGAAATGAACCGTGATGCCATTGCCAAAGCGCAAATCGTAGCCAATCCGGGCTGCTACCCGACCTGTGTATCGCTGCCCTTGTTACCATTATTACAACAAGGCCATCTGAAAACCAATATGCCGCTGATTGCCGACTGTAAATCCGGCGTATCCGGCGCCGGCCGCAAAGGCAATGTCGGTTCATTATTGTGCGAAGCCGGCGATAATTTTAAAGCTTACGGCATCGGCGGCCACCGCCACTTACCCGAAATCAAGCAAACCATCAGCAGCCTGCAAGCCGATGTAGCGGAAGGTTTCGTATTCGTGCCACACTTAACCCCAATGATTCGCGGCATGCACGCCACCGTTTACCTGCATTTGGAAGACAACGTCAATCCATACGAAATCTTGAGCGAATTCTACCAAGACAGCCCTTTTGTGGATGTAATGAAACCGGGCACCACGCCTGAAACCCGCAGCGTACGCGGTGCCAACATTTGCCGCATCAGTGTACAGCAAGCACCGCAAAGCCAACTGTGGGTTGTGTTGTCGGTGATCGATAATTTGGTTAAAGGCGCTGCCGGACAAGCCGTTCAAAACATGAACATTATGTTTGGCTTTGACGAACGCTTAGGTTTACAAGCCGCACCGTTATTACCTTAA
- the tnpA gene encoding IS200/IS605 family transposase, whose protein sequence is MEKETDLRRGRHVVFNLHVHLVFVAKYRRKVFTKEILDDMRGIFESVCTDFEAQLVEFDGEDDHVHLLVNYPPKVSISKLVNSLKGVSSRMIRQKNYPSIKQKLWGGALWSPSYFAGSCGGAPITIIRQYIEQQKTPD, encoded by the coding sequence ATGGAAAAAGAAACTGATTTAAGACGTGGTCGGCACGTTGTTTTTAATCTTCATGTACATTTGGTATTTGTCGCAAAATATCGCCGAAAAGTGTTCACAAAAGAAATTTTGGACGATATGCGCGGTATTTTTGAGAGCGTCTGCACCGATTTTGAAGCGCAACTGGTGGAATTTGACGGCGAAGATGACCATGTTCATTTACTTGTGAACTATCCGCCCAAAGTGTCTATTTCAAAACTGGTGAACAGCTTGAAAGGTGTATCTAGCCGCATGATTAGACAGAAAAATTATCCAAGCATCAAACAAAAATTATGGGGCGGTGCGTTGTGGTCGCCGTCTTATTTTGCAGGTAGCTGTGGTGGTGCGCCGATTACGATTATTCGGCAGTATATTGAACAGCAGAAAACGCCTGATTAA
- the rplU gene encoding 50S ribosomal protein L21: MYAVVKTGGKQYKVTVGEKLKVEQIPAELDSQIELNEVLMIADGESVKVGAPFIEGAKVTAKVVAHGRGEKVRIFKMRRRKHYQKRQGHRQNFTQIEIVAIA; the protein is encoded by the coding sequence ATGTACGCGGTCGTAAAAACCGGCGGTAAACAATACAAAGTTACCGTTGGCGAAAAATTGAAAGTAGAACAGATACCAGCCGAACTCGACAGCCAAATCGAACTGAACGAAGTTTTGATGATTGCTGACGGCGAGTCTGTAAAAGTAGGCGCACCTTTTATCGAAGGCGCAAAAGTAACAGCTAAAGTAGTGGCTCACGGTCGTGGCGAAAAAGTCCGCATTTTCAAAATGCGTCGTCGCAAACACTACCAAAAACGCCAAGGCCATCGCCAAAATTTCACCCAAATTGAAATCGTGGCAATCGCCTAA
- a CDS encoding 23S rRNA methyltransferase, producing the protein MFLNYSLLIILLALLLLVLLFVRYKQGGATAKKPSKAAKASRQNNHQNQADEASDGADWMDKVNQSVSNTDNQDWEWGTEGGSGTSTASVSAQEVDPLTEYQVYKQFGYESKAAESLASYLNGLPGGAPEKLVHELVGLNLRVGNIDKLAETLENHGSALPEDSLAEYVKLGLMAEPTHLRLRVLAESKLGWNMQEVARQIGENNGLDENIVTNPVLTIDSANPQAANGFSKRAPIVLGKKEFSDITPEELSAVIGFVKPEQSAKILKDKVNYETAVEQYNRAIHHSAKPASLIIDALKLDYQNEEVGQFAKHLWKLYYSLGQYGRQVKERMLGWGYSLGYHELFDDLERSPSEQQVLEIGLSRGYLQPTALQMKAKYRDLVQKDSSIISANNSPADEALKEVESLLMYGQLDQAIGTLEQAVLQYPQESQLYVMLFDLYERAEDWARLEQFLRLLRERAVSLPEEVVLAMSRLLQRVNQHSNKIK; encoded by the coding sequence GTGTTCTTGAATTATTCGCTTTTAATCATCTTGCTGGCGCTTTTGTTGCTGGTCTTGTTGTTCGTGCGCTATAAACAAGGCGGTGCGACGGCAAAAAAACCGAGCAAAGCGGCTAAAGCATCAAGACAAAATAATCATCAAAATCAGGCTGACGAAGCTTCTGATGGTGCAGATTGGATGGATAAAGTCAATCAATCTGTTTCCAATACCGACAACCAAGATTGGGAGTGGGGCACAGAAGGCGGCAGCGGCACATCTACGGCTTCCGTATCCGCTCAGGAAGTCGATCCATTAACCGAATATCAAGTTTATAAGCAATTCGGCTATGAAAGCAAAGCAGCCGAATCTCTTGCCAGCTATCTCAATGGCTTACCTGGTGGCGCACCTGAAAAATTAGTTCATGAATTGGTCGGCTTAAATCTGCGTGTTGGTAATATCGATAAATTAGCCGAAACCTTAGAAAATCACGGTTCTGCTTTGCCTGAAGACAGTTTGGCTGAATATGTGAAGCTGGGTCTGATGGCTGAGCCTACCCATTTGCGTCTGCGCGTTTTGGCAGAGAGCAAACTGGGCTGGAACATGCAGGAAGTGGCTCGTCAAATCGGTGAAAACAACGGTCTGGATGAAAATATCGTCACCAATCCTGTTCTTACCATCGATTCTGCCAATCCACAAGCTGCTAATGGCTTTTCTAAACGTGCGCCAATTGTTTTGGGTAAAAAAGAATTCAGCGATATTACCCCTGAAGAGTTGAGCGCAGTCATCGGCTTTGTGAAACCGGAGCAAAGTGCCAAGATTCTGAAAGATAAAGTGAATTATGAAACGGCGGTAGAGCAGTACAACCGCGCGATTCATCACTCTGCCAAACCTGCAAGCCTGATTATTGATGCCTTGAAACTGGATTATCAAAACGAAGAAGTCGGTCAGTTTGCCAAGCACTTGTGGAAGCTTTATTACTCTTTGGGTCAGTATGGTCGCCAAGTTAAAGAGCGTATGTTGGGCTGGGGCTACAGCTTAGGCTACCATGAGCTTTTCGATGATTTGGAACGCAGCCCGAGCGAGCAGCAAGTGCTCGAAATCGGCTTATCACGTGGTTATTTGCAACCAACTGCCTTGCAAATGAAAGCCAAATACCGCGACTTGGTACAAAAAGATTCTTCTATCATCAGCGCAAATAATTCACCTGCCGACGAGGCATTGAAAGAAGTGGAATCTTTGCTGATGTATGGTCAGCTGGATCAAGCGATTGGTACCTTGGAGCAGGCTGTATTGCAATATCCGCAAGAATCACAGCTTTACGTTATGTTGTTTGATCTTTATGAGCGTGCTGAAGATTGGGCGCGTTTGGAACAATTCTTACGTTTATTGCGCGAACGCGCCGTAAGCTTGCCGGAAGAAGTCGTTTTGGCCATGAGCCGCTTGTTGCAACGTGTCAACCAACATTCTAATAAAATAAAATAA
- the rlmD gene encoding 23S rRNA (uracil(1939)-C(5))-methyltransferase RlmD, giving the protein MVKGGHVKNVADVFSLDYEGRGVARADGKTVFIKGAMPSETVSYRVTKSKKQFDEAEVESVLKPSDERVKPKCRYFDTCGGCVLQYIESNAQVALKQRILEEQLARIGKVFPEQILPPIYATPWHYRDRARLSVAIDASGEVKLGFQAKRSHDVVDIESCEVLPLHISAQIPSVKILLQKLVDSGAGIKFVEFHRSKKLTVLNLCFFKRPSEKTERQLREWFDASLKQQNKTWQLWLQCGKESAKAFYPSHHIDLSYDLSEYNLTMPYRPGDFTQINADLNALMIHRAIQLLNIRSGERIADLFCGLGNFSLPMAKCGATVVGIEGADYLVNRAQQNAIANGCADQLEFQVADLFETDEATVASWGQFDKMLLDPPRSGAYAVVKSLHSPYLPKRIVYVSCNPATFARDAAVLIEKGYVFKSAGVMNMFPQTAHVESIGVFER; this is encoded by the coding sequence ATGGTCAAAGGTGGGCATGTGAAGAATGTGGCGGACGTTTTTTCTTTGGATTACGAAGGACGTGGGGTAGCGCGGGCAGACGGAAAAACGGTTTTTATCAAAGGTGCCATGCCGTCTGAAACCGTTAGCTACCGTGTAACCAAATCTAAAAAACAATTTGATGAAGCGGAAGTAGAATCTGTCTTAAAGCCATCGGATGAACGGGTTAAACCAAAGTGTCGCTATTTCGATACATGTGGTGGTTGCGTGCTGCAGTATATTGAGTCGAATGCGCAGGTGGCATTAAAGCAGCGAATTTTGGAAGAGCAATTGGCGCGTATCGGCAAAGTGTTCCCAGAGCAAATCTTGCCGCCGATTTATGCCACACCTTGGCATTACCGTGATCGAGCCAGATTGAGTGTTGCTATTGATGCTTCGGGTGAAGTCAAACTCGGGTTTCAGGCCAAGCGCAGCCATGATGTGGTCGATATTGAGTCTTGTGAAGTGTTGCCGCTGCATATTTCGGCGCAGATTCCTTCGGTGAAAATCTTGCTGCAAAAATTAGTGGATTCGGGCGCAGGAATCAAATTTGTCGAGTTTCACCGCAGTAAAAAACTAACCGTGTTGAATCTGTGTTTTTTCAAAAGGCCGTCTGAAAAAACAGAGCGCCAATTAAGAGAATGGTTTGATGCATCTTTAAAACAGCAAAACAAAACTTGGCAGTTGTGGCTGCAATGCGGAAAAGAATCGGCCAAGGCTTTTTACCCAAGCCATCATATTGATTTGTCGTATGATTTATCTGAATATAATCTGACTATGCCTTATCGGCCGGGTGACTTTACGCAAATCAATGCCGACTTAAATGCACTGATGATTCATCGCGCTATCCAGCTACTGAATATCCGTTCAGGCGAAAGAATTGCCGATTTGTTCTGCGGATTGGGCAACTTCAGTTTACCTATGGCAAAATGTGGCGCAACTGTGGTTGGCATTGAAGGTGCAGATTATTTGGTTAATCGTGCGCAACAAAATGCCATCGCAAATGGCTGTGCAGATCAGCTTGAATTTCAGGTGGCCGATCTATTTGAAACAGATGAAGCGACGGTGGCGTCATGGGGGCAATTCGATAAGATGTTGCTTGATCCGCCGCGTAGTGGTGCTTATGCTGTCGTCAAATCGCTACATTCGCCTTATCTGCCCAAACGCATTGTTTATGTGTCGTGCAACCCTGCGACATTTGCGCGCGATGCTGCTGTTTTAATTGAGAAAGGCTATGTTTTTAAGTCTGCCGGCGTGATGAACATGTTTCCGCAAACCGCCCATGTCGAATCCATCGGTGTGTTTGAGCGGTGA
- the ubiM gene encoding 5-demethoxyubiquinol-8 5-hydroxylase UbiM, with the protein MSLHSDILVVGAGPAGLSFAAELAGSGLKVTLIERSPLAVLQNPPYDGREIALTHLSREIMQRLGMWERIPADEIYPLRDAKVLNGQSDYQLHFPQPTQARGEPADCLGYLVSNHNIRKAAYEVVATLDNVTILTETNVKDVKVSDQEAQVILENGDTLTARLLLAADSRFSQTRRQLGISSDMHDYSRTMFVGRMKHTLSNDHTAYECFHYGRTIALLPLEEHITNTVITVDADKTDSIKALSNEELAAMVKAQLKGRLGDMEVVSTFHNYPLVGMIAQRFYGKRSALIGDAAVGMHPVTAHGFNLGLSSADILAKLILEAEQRGQDIGSSTLLEKYNSKHMLHAHPIYHGTNMLLKLFTNETAPAKILRGLVLRASNNFPPIKKLITKQLTG; encoded by the coding sequence ATGAGCTTACACAGCGATATTCTTGTCGTCGGCGCAGGCCCGGCCGGCCTCAGCTTTGCCGCAGAACTGGCAGGCAGCGGTTTAAAAGTAACCCTTATCGAACGCAGCCCACTGGCCGTGTTGCAAAATCCGCCATACGACGGCCGAGAAATCGCGCTCACCCACCTTTCCCGTGAAATCATGCAACGCTTAGGCATGTGGGAGCGTATTCCGGCAGACGAAATCTACCCATTACGCGATGCTAAAGTATTAAACGGCCAATCCGATTACCAACTGCACTTCCCACAGCCCACCCAAGCACGCGGCGAACCGGCAGACTGCTTAGGCTACTTGGTTTCCAACCACAACATCCGCAAAGCCGCGTATGAAGTGGTCGCCACACTCGACAACGTCACTATTCTGACCGAAACCAACGTCAAAGACGTCAAAGTATCCGATCAAGAAGCGCAGGTCATCCTTGAAAACGGCGACACCCTGACCGCACGCCTGCTTTTGGCCGCCGACAGCCGCTTCTCACAAACCCGCCGCCAATTGGGCATTTCATCTGATATGCACGATTACAGCCGCACCATGTTTGTCGGCCGTATGAAACATACCCTTTCCAACGACCACACCGCCTATGAATGCTTCCACTACGGCCGTACCATTGCCCTGCTACCGCTGGAAGAACACATCACCAACACCGTTATCACCGTTGATGCCGACAAAACCGACTCCATCAAAGCCTTAAGCAATGAAGAATTGGCCGCGATGGTCAAAGCCCAATTAAAAGGCCGCTTGGGCGATATGGAAGTAGTCAGCACATTCCACAACTATCCGCTGGTCGGCATGATTGCCCAACGTTTCTACGGCAAACGCAGCGCCCTCATCGGCGATGCTGCCGTTGGCATGCACCCCGTCACCGCGCACGGTTTTAACTTAGGCTTATCCAGCGCCGATATTTTGGCCAAACTCATTTTAGAAGCCGAACAACGCGGCCAAGACATCGGTTCAAGCACCCTGCTGGAAAAATACAACAGCAAGCACATGCTGCACGCCCACCCGATTTACCACGGCACCAATATGCTGTTGAAACTCTTCACCAACGAAACCGCCCCAGCCAAAATACTACGCGGCTTGGTGTTGCGCGCCAGCAATAATTTTCCACCGATTAAGAAACTGATTACCAAGCAGTTGACTGGTTAG
- a CDS encoding RNA-guided endonuclease InsQ/TnpB family protein — protein sequence MLILKTFKFELMPNGEQIRKMKQFCGCSRFVFNRALAYQNEQYQQDNSFKFSYTKIANLLPEWKRELDWLKDCHSQVLQQSLKDLESAFKNFFAKRADFPKFKRKGEKDSFRFPQGCKLEQQNNRIYLPKIGWVRYRNSRHVSGSLKNVTVSQKCGKWFVSMQTETEQEIAQPNGGETGIDMGVAKFATLSNGQFFEPINAFKTLKGKLAKLQKQFKHKTKFSKNWQKLKAKISRLHHKISNIRKNYLHQISSAISQNHAIVYVEDLQVANMSKSAKGNAVQHGKNVAAKSSLNRAILDQSWFEFRRQLDYKLLWRGGHLVAVPPQNTSRCCPACGHTAKDNRQTQANFECVQCGYQNNADIVGAINVLKRGQEILAAQK from the coding sequence ATGTTAATACTCAAAACATTCAAATTTGAACTGATGCCAAACGGCGAGCAAATCCGCAAAATGAAACAATTTTGCGGTTGTTCGCGTTTCGTATTCAATCGTGCTTTGGCGTATCAAAACGAACAATATCAACAAGATAATTCGTTCAAATTTAGCTACACCAAAATCGCAAATTTGCTGCCTGAATGGAAACGAGAATTAGACTGGCTAAAAGACTGCCACAGCCAAGTTTTGCAGCAAAGTTTGAAAGACTTGGAAAGCGCATTCAAAAACTTCTTTGCCAAACGCGCAGATTTCCCCAAATTCAAACGCAAAGGCGAAAAAGACAGTTTCCGCTTTCCGCAAGGCTGTAAATTGGAGCAGCAAAATAATCGTATCTATTTGCCCAAAATCGGTTGGGTGCGCTATCGCAACAGCCGACACGTTTCAGGCAGCCTGAAAAACGTAACCGTATCGCAAAAATGCGGTAAATGGTTTGTATCTATGCAAACCGAAACCGAGCAGGAAATCGCGCAGCCAAACGGTGGCGAAACTGGGATTGATATGGGTGTTGCCAAATTTGCAACATTGTCCAATGGTCAGTTTTTTGAGCCAATCAACGCATTCAAAACGTTGAAAGGCAAACTAGCAAAACTGCAAAAACAGTTCAAACACAAAACCAAATTCAGCAAAAACTGGCAGAAACTGAAAGCAAAAATCAGCCGTTTGCACCACAAAATCAGCAATATCCGTAAAAACTACCTGCACCAAATCAGCAGCGCAATCAGCCAAAACCACGCGATTGTGTATGTGGAAGATTTGCAGGTGGCGAATATGTCCAAATCCGCTAAAGGCAACGCCGTGCAGCATGGAAAAAACGTTGCTGCCAAATCAAGCTTAAACCGTGCGATTTTAGACCAGTCTTGGTTTGAGTTTCGCCGTCAGTTGGACTATAAGCTGTTGTGGCGCGGTGGGCATTTGGTGGCTGTTCCGCCACAAAATACCAGTCGTTGTTGCCCAGCTTGCGGACATACTGCCAAAGATAACCGTCAAACACAGGCAAACTTTGAATGTGTGCAATGTGGCTATCAAAACAATGCGGATATTGTGGGTGCAATCAATGTGTTAAAGCGCGGTCAAGAGATTTTGGCAGCGCAAAAGTAA
- the rpmA gene encoding 50S ribosomal protein L27, whose protein sequence is MASKKAGGSTRNGRDSEAKRLGVKAFGSELIPAGSIIVRQRGTKFHAGDNVGMGKDHTLFAKVDGYVEFKTKGALNRKTVSVRPYTGSEE, encoded by the coding sequence ATGGCAAGTAAAAAAGCAGGCGGTAGCACCCGCAACGGTCGCGACTCAGAAGCCAAACGCTTGGGCGTAAAAGCCTTCGGCAGCGAACTGATTCCGGCAGGCTCTATCATCGTTCGTCAACGCGGCACTAAATTCCACGCCGGCGACAACGTAGGCATGGGCAAAGACCACACTTTGTTCGCTAAAGTTGACGGTTACGTAGAATTCAAAACCAAAGGCGCGTTAAACCGCAAAACTGTAAGCGTTCGCCCTTACACCGGTTCTGAAGAGTAA
- a CDS encoding L,D-transpeptidase, with product MKKISLSLFALTLTTTAFANTPLPDVAPATEGQHVFINIPQQRLFLYTNGKLTKAYPVAVGKAMTQTNLGEHKIGVKAFNPTWHIPKSIQKERGDNVKTIPPGPKNPLGPVFVRLGDPKLGLGIHGTNAPSSVPGVRSHGCVRMKSPDALEFAKTISTGSPAHVIYQMATLNEDANKNLWLAAYRDPYNKKNLDTAALKKSIAAWAKAHGKNINTKRVEAILKNRTGQANCLTCAKGVKLKGPLKSLAWTAGSSAYSKPKAMPKPAPVKDDVLPSGSEIEIDAGDDTAKPVVPTPATPQPTQSVAPSNAAASEVNLPTPASSYVPAPAYPTQEIPADAEPTELLF from the coding sequence ATGAAAAAAATCAGCTTAAGTTTATTTGCACTGACACTGACCACCACCGCATTTGCCAACACGCCGCTGCCTGATGTTGCACCGGCAACCGAAGGCCAACACGTTTTCATCAATATTCCGCAACAGCGCCTGTTTTTGTACACCAACGGCAAGCTGACGAAAGCTTACCCTGTTGCCGTCGGTAAAGCCATGACCCAAACCAATTTGGGCGAACATAAAATCGGCGTTAAAGCCTTTAATCCGACATGGCACATTCCCAAATCGATTCAAAAAGAGCGTGGCGACAATGTGAAAACCATTCCGCCGGGTCCGAAAAATCCTTTAGGCCCAGTATTCGTTCGCCTTGGCGACCCAAAATTGGGCTTAGGCATTCATGGCACCAATGCGCCATCTAGCGTACCCGGTGTGCGCAGCCACGGCTGTGTGCGCATGAAATCGCCTGATGCCTTGGAATTTGCCAAAACCATTTCCACTGGCTCCCCAGCCCACGTGATTTACCAAATGGCGACTTTAAATGAAGATGCCAATAAAAACTTATGGCTCGCCGCTTACCGCGACCCATACAATAAGAAAAATCTCGATACTGCTGCATTGAAAAAGAGCATTGCGGCATGGGCAAAAGCACACGGCAAAAACATCAACACCAAGCGTGTTGAAGCGATTTTGAAAAACCGCACCGGCCAAGCCAACTGTTTAACTTGTGCCAAGGGCGTGAAGCTCAAAGGCCCATTAAAATCTTTGGCTTGGACAGCCGGCTCATCTGCTTACAGCAAACCAAAAGCCATGCCAAAACCGGCTCCGGTTAAAGATGATGTATTACCTTCAGGCTCGGAAATCGAAATCGATGCCGGTGATGATACTGCAAAACCAGTTGTCCCGACGCCGGCAACACCACAACCGACTCAATCGGTTGCACCAAGCAATGCAGCGGCTTCTGAGGTTAATCTGCCTACTCCGGCATCAAGCTATGTTCCTGCACCAGCTTATCCGACACAGGAAATTCCGGCTGATGCCGAGCCGACCGAATTGCTGTTTTAA
- a CDS encoding pilin gives MKAIQKGFTLIELMIVIAIIGILAVIALPAYQDYTGRAQVSEAIGLMEGQKSAVVEYYADKGKWPTKNEDAGIADATAITGKYTAKVTVEGKDGVITATMKSAGVNKDVKGKTVILVPKQEAGSFSWTCKSGAKDGLPAKFLPSSCR, from the coding sequence ATGAAAGCAATCCAAAAAGGTTTCACCCTGATCGAGTTGATGATCGTAATCGCAATTATCGGTATTTTGGCCGTAATCGCTCTGCCAGCATACCAAGACTATACTGGTCGTGCCCAAGTTTCTGAAGCTATTGGCTTGATGGAAGGTCAAAAATCTGCAGTAGTAGAATATTATGCTGATAAAGGTAAATGGCCTACTAAAAATGAAGATGCTGGTATTGCAGATGCTACTGCTATTACTGGTAAATATACTGCAAAAGTAACAGTAGAAGGCAAAGATGGTGTTATTACTGCAACTATGAAATCTGCTGGTGTAAATAAAGATGTTAAAGGGAAGACAGTTATCTTAGTGCCTAAGCAAGAAGCTGGTTCATTTTCTTGGACTTGTAAATCAGGTGCTAAAGATGGTTTACCAGCTAAATTCTTGCCATCATCTTGTCGTTAA
- a CDS encoding fimb protein encodes MITDTTPPTSRFKFALKSAAWHLLISLFVAGAAALLVFKIWYPHPYAELTGGLALYKLVVMVDVICGPLLTLVLASPKKSTKERIIDFSLIGAIQLAALLYGLYSVSQARPVIAAFEQDRIMVVTAAEIDYEQLSNAPEGLQQLSWFGVKRVGLREPVNLEEANQSLSMSLQGIEPSMRPNWWLEDNEQERAKIRAKMKPLSVLAQARGLSEAEILSTASVKSNEQLYYLPFTSSFNKDWIVLLDQHADFVAYAPIDGFIVSH; translated from the coding sequence ATGATAACCGACACAACTCCCCCGACATCCCGATTTAAATTTGCGCTTAAAAGTGCAGCTTGGCACTTATTAATCAGCCTTTTTGTCGCAGGTGCTGCAGCGCTATTGGTTTTTAAAATCTGGTATCCGCACCCCTATGCGGAGTTAACCGGAGGTTTGGCGTTATATAAATTAGTTGTGATGGTTGATGTGATATGCGGTCCATTATTAACCTTGGTATTGGCCAGTCCCAAGAAATCCACGAAAGAACGCATAATAGATTTTAGTTTAATTGGTGCGATCCAATTGGCAGCATTATTGTATGGGCTTTACAGCGTGTCTCAAGCGCGTCCGGTAATCGCTGCATTTGAGCAAGACAGAATCATGGTGGTTACCGCTGCTGAAATTGATTATGAGCAACTATCCAATGCGCCGGAAGGTTTGCAGCAATTATCATGGTTTGGCGTAAAGCGCGTGGGTTTGCGTGAACCTGTGAATTTGGAAGAGGCCAATCAAAGTTTATCCATGTCTTTGCAAGGGATTGAGCCAAGCATGAGACCGAATTGGTGGCTTGAGGATAATGAGCAAGAGCGTGCCAAAATTCGCGCCAAAATGAAACCTTTATCGGTATTGGCGCAAGCGCGAGGCTTAAGTGAAGCAGAAATTCTTTCGACTGCTTCAGTAAAATCTAATGAGCAGCTTTATTACTTACCTTTTACCAGTAGTTTTAATAAAGATTGGATTGTTTTGCTTGACCAACATGCAGATTTTGTGGCCTATGCACCTATAGACGGCTTTATCGTTAGCCATTAA